A genomic segment from Methanoplanus limicola DSM 2279 encodes:
- the hypD gene encoding hydrogenase formation protein HypD: MAEGKDIKKALDDIVDRKYTFMHICGTHEAAIAKSGLRSILPDDLKIVMGPGCPVCITPQGEIDAAIEMAEKGCIVATYGDLMRVPGTKGSLDSIDGDVRVVQGVHKAVEIAEKTDKEVVFISVGFETTAPTVAAALLTNPPENFSIVCCHRFVPPAMKYLLEQGEAQIDGFMLPGHVCVVAGYEDYEKFRVPQVVAGFEADDILLGLYMLVKQVKEGRAEVENAYPRAVSREGNKKAMEMMYRVFESHDVDWRGFPVIPDSGLKLKPEFEKYDALKKFNVEIRHVEKHSACICDKVLRGVADPTDCRLFGKACTPQKPVGPCMVSHEGACKIWALYNQKR, encoded by the coding sequence ATGGCTGAGGGAAAGGACATTAAAAAAGCACTTGACGATATTGTCGACCGGAAATATACATTCATGCATATCTGCGGCACACATGAAGCTGCAATAGCAAAATCAGGCCTTAGAAGTATTCTTCCGGACGATTTGAAGATTGTAATGGGGCCGGGCTGCCCGGTATGTATCACCCCGCAGGGTGAAATTGACGCTGCAATAGAAATGGCTGAAAAAGGCTGTATTGTGGCAACCTACGGTGACCTGATGAGAGTTCCCGGAACAAAAGGATCACTGGACTCTATAGATGGCGATGTACGTGTTGTGCAGGGCGTTCACAAGGCAGTTGAAATTGCGGAGAAGACAGATAAAGAAGTTGTCTTCATATCTGTCGGATTTGAGACAACTGCACCTACAGTTGCCGCAGCACTGCTTACAAACCCCCCGGAAAATTTCAGCATTGTATGCTGCCACAGGTTCGTTCCTCCGGCAATGAAGTATCTTCTTGAACAGGGCGAGGCACAGATTGACGGATTCATGCTTCCGGGGCACGTATGTGTCGTAGCCGGGTACGAAGATTACGAAAAATTCAGAGTGCCTCAGGTTGTTGCAGGCTTTGAAGCAGACGATATTTTACTTGGCCTGTATATGCTTGTAAAACAGGTGAAGGAAGGAAGGGCTGAGGTTGAAAATGCCTATCCGCGTGCTGTTTCAAGAGAAGGAAATAAAAAGGCTATGGAAATGATGTACCGGGTATTTGAATCACATGATGTGGACTGGAGAGGTTTTCCTGTCATTCCGGACTCCGGCCTTAAACTAAAACCGGAATTTGAGAAATATGACGCACTGAAAAAATTTAATGTTGAAATCAGGCATGTTGAGAAACATTCAGCCTGCATCTGCGATAAGGTCTTGAGAGGAGTTGCTGATCCAACCGACTGCAGACTCTTTGGCAAAGCCTGTACACCGCAAAAACCTGTCGGCCCTTGTATGGTCAGCCACGAAGGCGCATGTAAAATCTGGGCACTGTATAATCAGAAAAGATGA